In Ovis aries strain OAR_USU_Benz2616 breed Rambouillet chromosome 13, ARS-UI_Ramb_v3.0, whole genome shotgun sequence, the following are encoded in one genomic region:
- the NCOA6 gene encoding nuclear receptor coactivator 6 isoform X5, whose translation MTSPATVMIPQGGNVSSSMMAPGPNSELQPRTPRPASQSDAVDPLLSGLHIPQQSHPSGSLAPPHHPMQPVPVNRQINPASFPQLQQQQQQQQQQQQQQQQLQARPPQQHQQQQPQGIRPQFTAPTQVPVPPGWNQLPSGALQPPPAQSSLGTMTANQGWKKAPLPGPMQQQLQARPSLATVQTPSHPPPPYPFGSQQASQAHTNFPQMSNPGQFTAPQMKSLQGGPSRVPTPLQQPHLTNKSPASSPSSFQQGSPASSPTVNQTQQQMGPRPPQNNPLPQGFQQPVSSPGRNPMVQQGNVPPNFMGIQQQPPNQGPQSLHPGLGGMPKRLPPGFSAGQANPNFMQGQVPSTTATTPGNSGAPQLQANQNVQHAGGQGAGPPQNQMQVSHGPPNMMQPSLMGIHGNMNNQQAGSSGVPQVNLGNMQGQPQQGPPSQLMSMHQQIVPSQGQMVQQQGTLNPQNPMILSRAQLMPQGQMMVNPQSQNLGPSPQRMTPPKQMLPQQGPQMMAPHNQMMGPQGQVLLQQNPMIEQIMTNQMQGNKQQFNTQNQSNVMPGPAQIMRGPTPNLQGNMVQFTGPMSGQMLPQQGPVNSSPSQVMGMQGQVLRPPGPSPHMAQQHGDPATTANNDVSLSQMMPDVSMQQSNMVPPHVQAMQGNSASGNHFSGHGMPFNAPFNGAPNGNQMSCGQNPGFPVNKDVTLTSPLLVNLLQSDISAGHFGVNNKQNNSNANKPKKKKPPRKKKNSQQDLNTPDTRPAGLEEADQQPLPGEQGINLDSSGPKLPEFSNRPPGYPSQPVEQRPLQQLPPQLVQHVAPPAQPPPQQPQPPPSQPQSQQQQQQQQQQQMMMMLMLQQDPKPARLPVPQSAHPPRGPLTPDAQRVPAQPSGGVPVMVSLQGPASVPPSPDKQRMPMPVTTPLGSTSRKMMYQENPQNPASSPLGEMSSLPEASGSEGPSVSGGPNNMPPHLVVSQNQLMMTGPKPGPSPLSATQGATPQQPPVNSLPSSHGHHFPNVAAPTQTSRPKTPNRASPRPYYPQTPNNRPPSTEPSEISLSPERLNASIAGLFPPQINIPLPPRPNLNRGFDQQGLNPTTLKAIGQAPSNLTMNNPSNFAAPQTHKLDSVVVNSGKQSNSGAPKRASPSNSRRSSPGSSRKTTPSPGRQNSKAPKLTLASQTNATLLQNVELPRNVLVSPTPLANPPVPGSFPNNSGLNPQNPTMPVATIGGVLEDNKESLNMPQDSDCQNSQVRKEQINIELKAVPPQEVKMVVPEDQCKKDGQPLDPNKPPNVEENKNLVSPAMREAPTSLSQLLDNSGAPNVTIKPPGLTDLEVTPPGVSGEDPKKASVIPSLQDPSSKEPSSSLNLPHSNEPCSTLVHPELSEVSSNVTPSIPQVMSRPVSSSSISTPLPPNQITVFVTSNPITTSANTSAALPTHLQSALMSTVVTMPNVGNKVMVSEGQSAAQSNARPQFITPVFINSSSIIQVMKGSQPSTIPAAPLTTNSGLMPPSVAVVGPLHIPQNIKFSSAPVLPNAPTSSPAPNIQTGRPLVLNSRATPVQLPSPPCTTSPVVPPHPPVQQVKELNPDETSPQVSTSADQSTLPSSQTTTVVSPLLTNSPGSSVNRRSPVSSSKGKGKVDKIGQILLTKACKKVTGSLEKGEEQYGADGETEGQGLETPAPGLLGTEQLCTELDSKTPTPPAPTLLKMTSSPVGPGSASAGPSLPSSTLPTNVRSIVTALVPSELISAAPTTKSNHVGIASEPLAGGLVEEKVGSHPELLPSIAPSQSLAPKETPATALQGSVPRPELEANAAIVSGQSSEPKEIIEKSKTPSRRNSRTEEPAVSSESVENGHRKRSSRPASASSSTKDVTSAVQSKRRKSK comes from the exons ATGACCAGCCCTGCCACTGTTATGATACCCCAGGGTGGAAACGTGTCATCTTCCATGATGGCACCAGGCCCCAATTCAGAACTGCAGCCCAGGACTCCTCGCCCTGCTTCTCAGTCAG ATGCAGTGGATCCACTCCTCTCTGGGCTCCATATACCACAACAAAGTCATCCCTCAGGATCTTTAGCGCCCCCGCACCACCCAATGCAGCCCGTCCCTGTGAACAGACAAATAAACCCAGCCAGTTTTCCCCAgctgcaacagcagcagcagcaacaacagcagcagcagcaacagcagcaacagctgcAGGCAAGACCCCCACAGCAACATCAGCAGCAACAGCCACAGGGCATTCGACCCCAGTTTACTGCCCCAACTCAGGTGCCTGTTCCTCCAGGCTGGAACCAGCTGCCTTCCGGAGCCCTtcagcctcctccagcccagagttctCTGGGCACAATGACTGCAAATCAAGGGTGGAAGAAGGCTCCCTTGCCTGGCCCAATGCAACAGCAACTCCAGGCAAGACCATCCTTAGCCACGGTACAGACaccttcccaccctccccctccatATCCCTTTGGCAGCCAGCAAGCTTCACAAGCCCATACAAACTTTCCTCAGATGAGCAACCCAGGCCAGTTCACAGCTCCTCAGATGAAGAGTTTGCAGGGAGGGCCCTCCAGGGTCCCGACCCCCCTGCAGCAGCCCCACCTCACCAACAAGTCTCCTGCCTCCTCACCCTCCTCCTTCCAGCAGGGATCCCCTGCTTCCTCCCCAACGGTTAACCAAACTCAGCAGCAGATGGGACCAAGGCCACCTCAAAATAACCCACTTCCCCAGGGATTTCAGCAGCCCGTCAGCTCTCCGGGTCGGAATCCTATGGTTCAACAGGGAAACGTGCCACCTAACTTCATGGGGATACAGCAGCAGCCACCAAATCAGGGGCCACAGAGCTTACATCCAGGCCTAGGAG GAATGCCTAAACGCCTCCCACCTGGCTTCTCAGCAGGACAGGCCAATCCGAACTTTATGCAAGGTCAGGTGCCTTCGACCACAGCAACTACCCCTGGGAATTCAGGAGCCCCTCAGCTGCAAGCGAATCAAAATGTCCAGCATgcag gtggtCAAGGAGCTGGTCCTCCTCAAAACCAGATGCAGGTGTCCCACGGGCCACCAAATATGATGCAGCCCAGCCTCATGGGAATTCATGGCAACATGAACAACCAACAGGCTGGTAGTTCTGGGGTTCCTCAAGTGAACCTGGGCAACATGCAAGGCCAGCCCCAGCAGGGCCCACCATCTCAACTGATGAGCATGCACCAGCAGATCGTGCCCTCCCAGGGCCAGATGGTCCAGCAACAAGGAACCTTGAACCCTCAGAACCCCATGATCCTTTCAAGGGCCCAGCTTATGCCACAGGGTCAGATGATGGTGAATCCTCAGAGCCAAAATCTTGGGCCCTCACCCCAAAGGATGACCCCACCCAAGCAGATGCTTCCCCAGCAGGGCCCCCAAATGATGGCACCACATAACCAGATGATGGGGCCTCAGGGGCAAGTTTTGCTCCAACAGAATCCAATGATAGAGCAGATCATGACCAATCAGATGCAGGGGAATAAGCAACAGTTTAACACTCAGAACCAGTCTAATGTCATGCCGGGACCAGCACAGATAATGAGGGGACCAACGCCAAACTTGCAAGGAAACATGGTGCAGTTTACAGGACCTATGTCAGGACAGATGCTGCCACAGCAAGGGCCCGTGAACAGCAGTCCGTCTCAGGTTATGGGGATGCAGGGGCAGGTCTTGCGGCCACCAGGGCCCAGCCCCCACATGGCCCAGCAGCATGGTGATCCTGCTACGACAGCAAATAATGATGTCAGCTTGTCTCAGATGATGCCAGATGTTAGCATGCAGCAAAGCAACATGGTCCCCCCCCACGTGCAGGCCATGCAGGGGAACAGTGCCTCGGGAAACCACTTCTCAGGCCATGGGATGCCCTTCAATGCACCTTTCAATGGAGCACCCAATGGAAATCAGATGTCCTGTGGTCAGAATCCAGGCTTCCCGGTCAATAAGGATGTCACGCTGACGAGCCCATTGTTGGTCAACTTGTTGCAGAGTGATATCTCTGCGGGCCATTTCGGGGTAAACAATAAGCAAAACAATAGCAACGCAAATAAACCGAAGAAGAAGAAGCCCCCTCGGAAGAAGAAGAATAGTCAGCAGGATCTAAA cacCCCAGATACTCGCCCAGCTGGTCTGGAGGAGGCTGATCAACAGCCATTGCCTGGAGAACAAGGAATTAACTTGGACAGCTCAGGCCCTAAACTGCCAGAATTTTCAAACCGACCACCAG GTTATCCTTCTCAACCAGTTGAACAGAGGCCACTTCAGCAGCTGCCTCCTCAGCTCGTGCAGCATGTGGCACCCCCAGCACAGCCGCCACCGCAGCAGCCGCAGCCACCTCCCAGCCAGCCGCagtctcagcagcagcagcagcagcagcagcagcagcagatgatgaTGATGCTCATGCTGCAGCAGGACCCCAAGCCCGCCAGGCTTCCGGTCCCCCAGAGTGCCCACCCCCCCAGGGGCCCGCTGACCCCGGACGCCCAGAGAGTGCCCGCGCAGCCGAGCGGCGGCGTGCCTGTCATGGTCAGCCTGCAAGGCCCTGCCTCAGTGCCCCCGTCACCTGACAAGCAGAGAATGCCAATGCCTGTGACTACTCCTCTGGGAAGCACTTCAAGGAAAATGATGTACCAGGAGAACCCCCAGAACCCTGCCAGCTCACCACTGGGGGAGATGTCCTCGCTCCCAGAAGCAAGTGGCAGTGAAGGACCGTCCGTCTCAGGAGGCCCAAATAATATGCCTCCACATTTAGTGGTCTCCCAGAATCAGTTAATGATGACAGGGCCAAAACCTGGACCATCACCGCTTTCAGCAACTCAAGGTGCAACTCCCCAGCAACCTCCTGTAAATTCCCTGCCCAGCTCTCATGGCCACCACTTTCCAAATGTGGCTGCTCCCACCCAAACATCTAGGCCTAAAACACCCAACAGAGCCAGCCCCAGACCCTATTATCCCCAGACACCCAACAACCGCCCTCCTAGCACGGAACCTTCAGAAATCAGTCTATCACCGGAAAGACTCAATGCCTCCATAGCAGGACTCTTCCCCCCACAGATTAATATTCCTTTACCTCCCAGGCCAAATTTAAACAGGGGCTTTGATCAACAGGGCCTAAATCCGACAACTTTGAAGGCCATCGGGCAAGCACCTTCAAACCTTACCATGAATAATCCTTCCAATTTTGCTGCCCCACAGACTCACAAATTAGATTCTGTGGTGGTGAATTCTGGAAAGCAGTCTAATTCTGGAGCACCAAAACGGGCAAGTCCAAGCAACAGCCGCAGGTCTAGTCCTGGGTCAAGTAGGAAAACCACCCCAAGTCCTGGGAGACAGAATTCGAAAGCCCCTAAACTTACACTTGCCTCTCAAACAAATGCAACGTTGTTGCAAAATGTAGAGCTGCCAAGAAATGTATTGGTTAGTCCTACTCCTTTGGCCAATCCGCCTGTACCTGGGAGCTTCCCTAACAACAGTGGGCTGAATCCTCAGAATCCTACCATGCCTGTGGCCACGATAGGGGGTGTTCTGGAGGATAACAAGGAGAGCTTGAATATGCCACAGGACAGTGATTGCCAGAATTCCCAGGTTAGGAAGGAGCAGATAAACATTGAGCTAAAAGCAGTCCCTCCCCAAGAAGTGAAAATGGTTGTCCCTGAAGATCAATGCAAAAAGGATGGGCAGCCTTTGGATCCTAACAAACCTCCCAATGTCGAAGAGAACAAAAATTTGGTGTCTCCTGCTATGAGGGAAGCACCAACATCGCTAAGTCAACTTCTTGACAACTCTGGAGCTCCTAACGTGACTATTAAACCCCCCGGGCTTACAGATCTGGAAGTAACACCTCCAGGAGTGTCTGGAGAGGACCCAAAAAAAGCATCTGTCATTCCCTCCCTGCAGGATCCGTCTTCTAAAGAACCCTCCAGTTCCCTAAATTTACCTCACAGTAACGAGCCGTGTTCAACCCTTGTGCATCCAGAATTGAGTGAGGTCAGTTCTAATGTCACCCCAAGCATCCCTCAAGTAATGTCAAGACCTGTCAGCTCTTCCTCCATTTCCACTCCTTTGCCCCCAAATCAGATAACTGTTTTCGTGACTTCCAATCCCATTACAACTTCAGCGAACACATCAGCAGCTCTGCCAACTCACCTGCAGTCTGCATTAATGTCAACAGTTGTCACAATGCCCAATGTGGGTAACAAGGTTATGGTTTCTGAGGGACAGTCAGCTGCTCAGTCAAATGCCCGGCCTCAGTTCATTACGCCTGTCTTTATCAATTCATCCTCAATAATTCAGGTTATGAAAGGATCACAGCCAAGCACAATTCCTGCAGCCCCGCTGACAACCAACTCTGGCTTGATGCCTCCCTCTGTTGCAGTCGTTGGCCCTTTACACATACCtcagaatataaaattttcttctgcTCCTGTGCTGCCTAATGCCCCCACCAGTAGTCCTGCTCCAAACATACAGACAGGTCGACCCTTGGTCCTTAACTCAAGAGCCACCCCTGTTCAGCTTCCTTCCCCGCCTTGTACAACTTCTCCAGTTGTTCCTCCTCACCCCCCTGTCCAGCAAGTAAAAGAACTGAATCCAGATGAGACTAGCCCTCAGGTGAGCACCTCAGCAGATCAAAGCACTCTGCCCTCTTCACAGACAACCACAGTGGTTTCTCCCCTTTTGACCAAtagtccaggctcctctgtcaaccgGCGAAGCCCAGTCTCATCTAGTAAGGGCAAAGGAAAAGTGGACAAAATCGGCCAGATTTTGCTGACCAAGGCATGTAAAAAAGTTACAGGCTCCCTCGAGAAAGGGGAAGAGCAGTATGGTGCCGATGGAGAGACTGAAGGCCAAGGGCTAGAGACCCCAGCTCCAGGGCTCTTGGGAACAGAGCAGTTatgcacagagctggacagtaAAACCCCAACTCCCCCAGCACCCACTCTGCTAAAAATGACCTCTAGCCCTGTGGGCCCGGGCTCCGCCTCAGCAGGACCCAGCTTACCTAGCAGTACTCTCCCCACCAATGTACGCTCAATAGTAACCGCTCTGGTACCCTCTGAACTCATCTCCGCGGCGCCGACCACAAAAAGCAATCATGTTGGCATAGCATCTGAGCCACTTGCAGGTGGCCTAgtggaggagaaggtgggatcTCATCCAGAGCTTCTGCCCAGCATAG CTCCTTCACAGAGTTTAGCCCCAAAGGAAACTCCAGCCACAGCACTGCAGGGGTCTGTTCCCAGACCAG AACTCGAGGCAAATGCTGCCATAGTCTCTGGACAAAG CAGTGAGCCCAAAGAGATAATTGAAAAGTCCAAAACTCCAAGCCGAAGAAACTCGCGAACTGAAGAGCCGGCTGTGTCTTCTGAAAGTGTGGAAAACGGACATCGAAAGAGATCCTCTCGGCCTGCTTCAGCCTCCAGCTCTACTAAAG
- the NCOA6 gene encoding nuclear receptor coactivator 6 isoform X6 — MYFRKKKIEPKMEEIRAKKEWVNKDDQPCHCYDTPGWKRVIFHDGTRPQFRTAAQDSSPCFSVRCSGSTPLWAPYTTTKSSLRIFSAPAPPNAARPCEQTNKPSQFSPAATAAAATTAAAATAATAAGKTPTATSAATATGHSTPVYCPNSGACSSRLEPAAFRSPSASSSPEFSGHNDCKSRVEEGSLAWPNATATPGKTILSHGMPKRLPPGFSAGQANPNFMQGQVPSTTATTPGNSGAPQLQANQNVQHAGGQGAGPPQNQMQVSHGPPNMMQPSLMGIHGNMNNQQAGSSGVPQVNLGNMQGQPQQGPPSQLMSMHQQIVPSQGQMVQQQGTLNPQNPMILSRAQLMPQGQMMVNPQSQNLGPSPQRMTPPKQMLPQQGPQMMAPHNQMMGPQGQVLLQQNPMIEQIMTNQMQGNKQQFNTQNQSNVMPGPAQIMRGPTPNLQGNMVQFTGPMSGQMLPQQGPVNSSPSQVMGMQGQVLRPPGPSPHMAQQHGDPATTANNDVSLSQMMPDVSMQQSNMVPPHVQAMQGNSASGNHFSGHGMPFNAPFNGAPNGNQMSCGQNPGFPVNKDVTLTSPLLVNLLQSDISAGHFGVNNKQNNSNANKPKKKKPPRKKKNSQQDLNTPDTRPAGLEEADQQPLPGEQGINLDSSGPKLPEFSNRPPGYPSQPVEQRPLQQLPPQLVQHVAPPAQPPPQQPQPPPSQPQSQQQQQQQQQQQMMMMLMLQQDPKPARLPVPQSAHPPRGPLTPDAQRVPAQPSGGVPVMVSLQGPASVPPSPDKQRMPMPVTTPLGSTSRKMMYQENPQNPASSPLGEMSSLPEASGSEGPSVSGGPNNMPPHLVVSQNQLMMTGPKPGPSPLSATQGATPQQPPVNSLPSSHGHHFPNVAAPTQTSRPKTPNRASPRPYYPQTPNNRPPSTEPSEISLSPERLNASIAGLFPPQINIPLPPRPNLNRGFDQQGLNPTTLKAIGQAPSNLTMNNPSNFAAPQTHKLDSVVVNSGKQSNSGAPKRASPSNSRRSSPGSSRKTTPSPGRQNSKAPKLTLASQTNATLLQNVELPRNVLVSPTPLANPPVPGSFPNNSGLNPQNPTMPVATIGGVLEDNKESLNMPQDSDCQNSQVRKEQINIELKAVPPQEVKMVVPEDQCKKDGQPLDPNKPPNVEENKNLVSPAMREAPTSLSQLLDNSGAPNVTIKPPGLTDLEVTPPGVSGEDPKKASVIPSLQDPSSKEPSSSLNLPHSNEPCSTLVHPELSEVSSNVTPSIPQVMSRPVSSSSISTPLPPNQITVFVTSNPITTSANTSAALPTHLQSALMSTVVTMPNVGNKVMVSEGQSAAQSNARPQFITPVFINSSSIIQVMKGSQPSTIPAAPLTTNSGLMPPSVAVVGPLHIPQNIKFSSAPVLPNAPTSSPAPNIQTGRPLVLNSRATPVQLPSPPCTTSPVVPPHPPVQQVKELNPDETSPQVSTSADQSTLPSSQTTTVVSPLLTNSPGSSVNRRSPVSSSKGKGKVDKIGQILLTKACKKVTGSLEKGEEQYGADGETEGQGLETPAPGLLGTEQLCTELDSKTPTPPAPTLLKMTSSPVGPGSASAGPSLPSSTLPTNVRSIVTALVPSELISAAPTTKSNHVGIASEPLAGGLVEEKVGSHPELLPSIAPSQSLAPKETPATALQGSVPRPELEANAAIVSGQSSEPKEIIEKSKTPSRRNSRTEEPAVSSESVENGHRKRSSRPASASSSTKDVTSAVQSKRRKSK; from the exons ggtTAATAAGGATGACCAGCCCTGCCACTGTTATGATACCCCAGGGTGGAAACGTGTCATCTTCCATGATGGCACCAGGCCCCAATTCAGAACTGCAGCCCAGGACTCCTCGCCCTGCTTCTCAGTCAG ATGCAGTGGATCCACTCCTCTCTGGGCTCCATATACCACAACAAAGTCATCCCTCAGGATCTTTAGCGCCCCCGCACCACCCAATGCAGCCCGTCCCTGTGAACAGACAAATAAACCCAGCCAGTTTTCCCCAgctgcaacagcagcagcagcaacaacagcagcagcagcaacagcagcaacagctgcAGGCAAGACCCCCACAGCAACATCAGCAGCAACAGCCACAGGGCATTCGACCCCAGTTTACTGCCCCAACTCAGGTGCCTGTTCCTCCAGGCTGGAACCAGCTGCCTTCCGGAGCCCTtcagcctcctccagcccagagttctCTGGGCACAATGACTGCAAATCAAGGGTGGAAGAAGGCTCCCTTGCCTGGCCCAATGCAACAGCAACTCCAGGCAAGACCATCCTTAGCCACG GAATGCCTAAACGCCTCCCACCTGGCTTCTCAGCAGGACAGGCCAATCCGAACTTTATGCAAGGTCAGGTGCCTTCGACCACAGCAACTACCCCTGGGAATTCAGGAGCCCCTCAGCTGCAAGCGAATCAAAATGTCCAGCATgcag gtggtCAAGGAGCTGGTCCTCCTCAAAACCAGATGCAGGTGTCCCACGGGCCACCAAATATGATGCAGCCCAGCCTCATGGGAATTCATGGCAACATGAACAACCAACAGGCTGGTAGTTCTGGGGTTCCTCAAGTGAACCTGGGCAACATGCAAGGCCAGCCCCAGCAGGGCCCACCATCTCAACTGATGAGCATGCACCAGCAGATCGTGCCCTCCCAGGGCCAGATGGTCCAGCAACAAGGAACCTTGAACCCTCAGAACCCCATGATCCTTTCAAGGGCCCAGCTTATGCCACAGGGTCAGATGATGGTGAATCCTCAGAGCCAAAATCTTGGGCCCTCACCCCAAAGGATGACCCCACCCAAGCAGATGCTTCCCCAGCAGGGCCCCCAAATGATGGCACCACATAACCAGATGATGGGGCCTCAGGGGCAAGTTTTGCTCCAACAGAATCCAATGATAGAGCAGATCATGACCAATCAGATGCAGGGGAATAAGCAACAGTTTAACACTCAGAACCAGTCTAATGTCATGCCGGGACCAGCACAGATAATGAGGGGACCAACGCCAAACTTGCAAGGAAACATGGTGCAGTTTACAGGACCTATGTCAGGACAGATGCTGCCACAGCAAGGGCCCGTGAACAGCAGTCCGTCTCAGGTTATGGGGATGCAGGGGCAGGTCTTGCGGCCACCAGGGCCCAGCCCCCACATGGCCCAGCAGCATGGTGATCCTGCTACGACAGCAAATAATGATGTCAGCTTGTCTCAGATGATGCCAGATGTTAGCATGCAGCAAAGCAACATGGTCCCCCCCCACGTGCAGGCCATGCAGGGGAACAGTGCCTCGGGAAACCACTTCTCAGGCCATGGGATGCCCTTCAATGCACCTTTCAATGGAGCACCCAATGGAAATCAGATGTCCTGTGGTCAGAATCCAGGCTTCCCGGTCAATAAGGATGTCACGCTGACGAGCCCATTGTTGGTCAACTTGTTGCAGAGTGATATCTCTGCGGGCCATTTCGGGGTAAACAATAAGCAAAACAATAGCAACGCAAATAAACCGAAGAAGAAGAAGCCCCCTCGGAAGAAGAAGAATAGTCAGCAGGATCTAAA cacCCCAGATACTCGCCCAGCTGGTCTGGAGGAGGCTGATCAACAGCCATTGCCTGGAGAACAAGGAATTAACTTGGACAGCTCAGGCCCTAAACTGCCAGAATTTTCAAACCGACCACCAG GTTATCCTTCTCAACCAGTTGAACAGAGGCCACTTCAGCAGCTGCCTCCTCAGCTCGTGCAGCATGTGGCACCCCCAGCACAGCCGCCACCGCAGCAGCCGCAGCCACCTCCCAGCCAGCCGCagtctcagcagcagcagcagcagcagcagcagcagcagatgatgaTGATGCTCATGCTGCAGCAGGACCCCAAGCCCGCCAGGCTTCCGGTCCCCCAGAGTGCCCACCCCCCCAGGGGCCCGCTGACCCCGGACGCCCAGAGAGTGCCCGCGCAGCCGAGCGGCGGCGTGCCTGTCATGGTCAGCCTGCAAGGCCCTGCCTCAGTGCCCCCGTCACCTGACAAGCAGAGAATGCCAATGCCTGTGACTACTCCTCTGGGAAGCACTTCAAGGAAAATGATGTACCAGGAGAACCCCCAGAACCCTGCCAGCTCACCACTGGGGGAGATGTCCTCGCTCCCAGAAGCAAGTGGCAGTGAAGGACCGTCCGTCTCAGGAGGCCCAAATAATATGCCTCCACATTTAGTGGTCTCCCAGAATCAGTTAATGATGACAGGGCCAAAACCTGGACCATCACCGCTTTCAGCAACTCAAGGTGCAACTCCCCAGCAACCTCCTGTAAATTCCCTGCCCAGCTCTCATGGCCACCACTTTCCAAATGTGGCTGCTCCCACCCAAACATCTAGGCCTAAAACACCCAACAGAGCCAGCCCCAGACCCTATTATCCCCAGACACCCAACAACCGCCCTCCTAGCACGGAACCTTCAGAAATCAGTCTATCACCGGAAAGACTCAATGCCTCCATAGCAGGACTCTTCCCCCCACAGATTAATATTCCTTTACCTCCCAGGCCAAATTTAAACAGGGGCTTTGATCAACAGGGCCTAAATCCGACAACTTTGAAGGCCATCGGGCAAGCACCTTCAAACCTTACCATGAATAATCCTTCCAATTTTGCTGCCCCACAGACTCACAAATTAGATTCTGTGGTGGTGAATTCTGGAAAGCAGTCTAATTCTGGAGCACCAAAACGGGCAAGTCCAAGCAACAGCCGCAGGTCTAGTCCTGGGTCAAGTAGGAAAACCACCCCAAGTCCTGGGAGACAGAATTCGAAAGCCCCTAAACTTACACTTGCCTCTCAAACAAATGCAACGTTGTTGCAAAATGTAGAGCTGCCAAGAAATGTATTGGTTAGTCCTACTCCTTTGGCCAATCCGCCTGTACCTGGGAGCTTCCCTAACAACAGTGGGCTGAATCCTCAGAATCCTACCATGCCTGTGGCCACGATAGGGGGTGTTCTGGAGGATAACAAGGAGAGCTTGAATATGCCACAGGACAGTGATTGCCAGAATTCCCAGGTTAGGAAGGAGCAGATAAACATTGAGCTAAAAGCAGTCCCTCCCCAAGAAGTGAAAATGGTTGTCCCTGAAGATCAATGCAAAAAGGATGGGCAGCCTTTGGATCCTAACAAACCTCCCAATGTCGAAGAGAACAAAAATTTGGTGTCTCCTGCTATGAGGGAAGCACCAACATCGCTAAGTCAACTTCTTGACAACTCTGGAGCTCCTAACGTGACTATTAAACCCCCCGGGCTTACAGATCTGGAAGTAACACCTCCAGGAGTGTCTGGAGAGGACCCAAAAAAAGCATCTGTCATTCCCTCCCTGCAGGATCCGTCTTCTAAAGAACCCTCCAGTTCCCTAAATTTACCTCACAGTAACGAGCCGTGTTCAACCCTTGTGCATCCAGAATTGAGTGAGGTCAGTTCTAATGTCACCCCAAGCATCCCTCAAGTAATGTCAAGACCTGTCAGCTCTTCCTCCATTTCCACTCCTTTGCCCCCAAATCAGATAACTGTTTTCGTGACTTCCAATCCCATTACAACTTCAGCGAACACATCAGCAGCTCTGCCAACTCACCTGCAGTCTGCATTAATGTCAACAGTTGTCACAATGCCCAATGTGGGTAACAAGGTTATGGTTTCTGAGGGACAGTCAGCTGCTCAGTCAAATGCCCGGCCTCAGTTCATTACGCCTGTCTTTATCAATTCATCCTCAATAATTCAGGTTATGAAAGGATCACAGCCAAGCACAATTCCTGCAGCCCCGCTGACAACCAACTCTGGCTTGATGCCTCCCTCTGTTGCAGTCGTTGGCCCTTTACACATACCtcagaatataaaattttcttctgcTCCTGTGCTGCCTAATGCCCCCACCAGTAGTCCTGCTCCAAACATACAGACAGGTCGACCCTTGGTCCTTAACTCAAGAGCCACCCCTGTTCAGCTTCCTTCCCCGCCTTGTACAACTTCTCCAGTTGTTCCTCCTCACCCCCCTGTCCAGCAAGTAAAAGAACTGAATCCAGATGAGACTAGCCCTCAGGTGAGCACCTCAGCAGATCAAAGCACTCTGCCCTCTTCACAGACAACCACAGTGGTTTCTCCCCTTTTGACCAAtagtccaggctcctctgtcaaccgGCGAAGCCCAGTCTCATCTAGTAAGGGCAAAGGAAAAGTGGACAAAATCGGCCAGATTTTGCTGACCAAGGCATGTAAAAAAGTTACAGGCTCCCTCGAGAAAGGGGAAGAGCAGTATGGTGCCGATGGAGAGACTGAAGGCCAAGGGCTAGAGACCCCAGCTCCAGGGCTCTTGGGAACAGAGCAGTTatgcacagagctggacagtaAAACCCCAACTCCCCCAGCACCCACTCTGCTAAAAATGACCTCTAGCCCTGTGGGCCCGGGCTCCGCCTCAGCAGGACCCAGCTTACCTAGCAGTACTCTCCCCACCAATGTACGCTCAATAGTAACCGCTCTGGTACCCTCTGAACTCATCTCCGCGGCGCCGACCACAAAAAGCAATCATGTTGGCATAGCATCTGAGCCACTTGCAGGTGGCCTAgtggaggagaaggtgggatcTCATCCAGAGCTTCTGCCCAGCATAG CTCCTTCACAGAGTTTAGCCCCAAAGGAAACTCCAGCCACAGCACTGCAGGGGTCTGTTCCCAGACCAG AACTCGAGGCAAATGCTGCCATAGTCTCTGGACAAAG CAGTGAGCCCAAAGAGATAATTGAAAAGTCCAAAACTCCAAGCCGAAGAAACTCGCGAACTGAAGAGCCGGCTGTGTCTTCTGAAAGTGTGGAAAACGGACATCGAAAGAGATCCTCTCGGCCTGCTTCAGCCTCCAGCTCTACTAAAG